Part of the Toxotes jaculatrix isolate fToxJac2 chromosome 8, fToxJac2.pri, whole genome shotgun sequence genome is shown below.
TCAGATGCCTTATGCTGTATTTATTCCCTCCCCAAACGCCCCATTTCACTATTCAGCCTCCAGTTAATTTAATGGTCTCTGAACAGGTTGGAAGGGACTGTTCCCCCGTGAATGTGAATAGCTGTGCAAGACGACACAGAGGAGGGAGTATTGATATTGCATAATTGATTTTGCAGTGATTCCTTTTATTCCTGAGAGCCGGTGACGTTTGCAATAGTCTGTCACCTGTTCCACTGACGATTAGCGTGAGGCTTCAGGGAACCTCTGCGCCAAAGAAATGAGGATCACCTGCGCCTTTTGGACTCGGAGTgctctgctttgtttctgttcaaaTATGCAGAACCACATTGTTCATTATGAAGGGAAAGGGCAAAACAATTAGTGATTAAACAAACAGTTAATCTATTGACAGAACATTTATCAACAGTGATTGTGATAGTGACTCGTTCctgtcatttatcaagcaaacaAAATATCTGCTCGTTCCAGCTTTTTATACGTGATGATTTGgctcttttgtctctttcatattatttcatattgaaaaATAATTTGGGTTTTGAACTGGGAGTGTCATTAGTTTGGCAGCtatttgatcataaaccaaaatatTGTGATTGTGGCTGGATGAGGGATTCATCCATGACATGAATGTTGGCGCCAAATTTCACGTCTGTCGTCGTTGCTGCTGTCAACCTCCTGATGGCGCTAGAGACACagtcaggggatcatcaaagtcagtaggattcatgcTCTtaggaccatgaatgtctaaatgaaatttcatgacaatcaaACTGGTATTGTTATATTTCACTGGTGGACCAGAGAGACCAGCACTGCCATCCCCAGAGCTGTGCTGCTAGTTGCCTTGTTGACACAGTCTCAACAAAAGCTAAGCAACGTAAAAGCCTCATTATGCAAGTGTAAGTCTGTCTTTTTCATATGgtccaataaaaacaaaacaaagaaggagAGTACAAAAATCAGGACGCGGCTCATGGTGATTCTGTCAACGTTTTTAAGATTTAAGTAGCCCTTCTCCTCAGGCAGGTCGTTTTGAGCCTGAGGgctctgactgacagatgaGGTGCTGCCAGTCCTGGTCTCTCTGGGAGGGCCTGAGGGGCCCTGCCAGGCAATTTCAGGCTATGTGAGCGCTCACACAGTCTTCAAAACTCCGTAACACAGCAAAGGACCGAGACCATGAAGAGCTTTTAAGGCTAAAATTCGAGCTTAGCTCTGAAACATACAGGCAGCCTGTGTGTGGAGGATAAGACGGGGGCAGTGTGATCCTGTCTCCTACGTCTTGTTAAAAGTCTGGATCTGGTCTGTCAGATTCATGTCAGCCACAATCTGCTTTAGTCCTCAAAGTACATCAGAGGAAGACAGCTGTTTAGgaacacacatcacatcaaacagcagcactcaCTCCCCACTGAGCCATTTTGTGCCCACATTTCAAGGGCTTTGCTAACACAGAGCTGAGTGCCATGGTATTTTTCACCACAGTGTCCGACGGTTGGCCACTGGGAGCTGCCCAGTATAATGACAGTCATTACTTTTGACCGCTGAAGAGCTTTGCTAGAGCAGCTGGGGGATAAATGCTGCCACTGGCCACAgaacaaaatgtggaaaatgtggaaaatttACATAAATAATAAGTACTAATGAGTGTTATAGTAATTATATGAACATACAAAaccaaatggaaataaaaaaaaacagcattttaattgaaatataaaaatcatttttcttttaaaaacgtCTTCCAGATGTGAAGCTACACATTgctgaatattatttttttacgGTTTATTTCCCAGTTGCATATTTCTCTCTGGCACATAACGAGCCATAACAACTGCAAAACCACTTAACACAACTTATTAATGAGTGCATGTAAATTAACCATctgcactcacacataaaacCGGATCTAAGACAGtatttcatttatatatatgtttatttttgactttgGCTTTGGGGTTactgaagatttttttcttcgTTTATTGCCTCATTAATGTAAAAATTACATAATTACGTGCTACAAATTTCTGTGTCAAAAAATGGGACATTATTGGTGCTCGAGCAATTTTATAATTACACTGCCATATAGCTGGGGGACTCACAGGAGACATAGgaataattttatattttgggaagtaggatttttttccctttctttcttgcCAAGAGCTAGACAAGATGGATAACACTAGATAGATATCTTGGccaagaaagaaaatgactgtatttcccaaaatctTTCCTTTCAGAACAACCCAGTTCCAGTAATCCTGACTTTTAGTTcctgatatatatatatcccaAAACACGGAGTCCCACATTTTCCATAATGCAACAATTTCATTATACCCTctaaaatatattataaaaCCACTACAGTTGTGGTCACCATGACCGTAAAACTCACCTTAATGTGTAAAATGGGTGAAGTGACCCTTTCACTTCACCCATTACACAGTAACAccttcagaaaataattatcACTCACTCTTCTAAGTTTCTTGGGCGCTTGCTTATTTCTCTgtaagaatttattttaaaacaaatctgaaagtaAGATTTTCTGACACTTGGATAAAGCCTTTAAGtacaaatgtgtgaaatgtccaCTGACTGATTCCATAATGTAAGTGGCGAAAGCATAAAGAATGGGAAAAACAACCAGATTCTTTTTACTGTTGACTACACGCTTTCTTTAGATGAGGAAGACTTGCTTTGGGCCACTTAACCAAATGATTCTTGGCTCAGAGTCCCCGACCTGTTTCTAAATTTGTTCTGGTGGAGACTGGCACGAACGCTGCCATATTTAAAGGTTAAATTGCCCTTGTACTTATAAATTTGGTGATTTGATTTGAGTGAGTGCaaaactgtcacagaaacatgtaaacaaagaaTTATAAACAACaggacttgttttgttttccttcaaaaaacagtcagatgtcTCCTGTTGTAATTCATATTAAGCCCCATTATATTACACAGTCAAAGAACTGGGTGCATGCTGACTGAGTGGTTAAAGAGGCTGCTCTAAAAACATAAAGGTCACAAGTTTGATTCCCAGAAAAGATTAGGTGCGCGCGTCAACTGCCATGCAATCAgcttgaagtgtccttgagtcCAACACCAAGCTCCTATCTGTTCAATGTAGGTCACCCTGGATAAGAGTGGATGAAGTGCTCTTACTGTAATTGCTTCATGATTATCTTTGTCCGTACTGTGCTCCTCTACAGAGGAACATTTACCGGGTGACACATCACAGTCTGAGGGCCCTCGTCATAAGTTCCTGTTCAggaaaaataatgtaaacacaaaacacttgAGAATAACTTAAAAGCTTCAACATAAATAACACACGagtaaataaaagataaataggagtttgaacaaacaaactgaaaaaaagaagcatgtTCAGTGTCCTGGATTAGgaggggtttttttcttttcctttaagaAATTAGACGTTAGTAAGCACTAGGTGGAGTTTGAGGTTGGCTGACATGttcccaaaaaaagaaaaaaaaaaagtaaagtccTTAGAAGGTCCATAGAAGGTTCAGTGTGACTGAAATTAACTGTAAAGTAATAAACTTTATCATGTAAGATTAGATTTAATATCTTCAGTCATAACTGCTGCTACAGCTTACATACAGTTATTGCACTTGTCATAAGGTTACTCATTTAATAAGTAATAAAACAAGCGCTGCTAATGGCCTACCTTGTCTTCTGGGCTGGTGTGGACGGCTGTGGGGTCTGTCTTCCGCTTGCTTGTGGGTGGGGGctcctcctctgtgactgtGCCGGCTGACAAAGCCACtactgcaaacacaaaccacatatttttcattgtcttgtgtatttgtgtaacactgtgtgtatttatacgTCTGTTTATCAGTACATGTATGCAAAGCGTCACTGTGTGACTCCTCATCAGTCCACTGTTACACCACCCACTCCCCTCCCTGCTTGGAAGAGCGCCCTGTCCATCTCTGCCAGAGTACTACTTGTACCCAAATGACTGTCATTTGGAAcatctgtggttttgtgtgagCAGCTCACCTCAGTGTCCCTGGTTTCTGAATTTCATTGCATGAGACTTCTGTAAAAGTAACTTGTGAACTCTTTTTCTGACACTTCTCCTTTTTACAAGAGccaaaccaaaaatatttctATATCTCTGTTCTCTCTTAGTTAGGTCAGGGTGATCATTATTCCACAGCACTGAGCCCCCGCGTGCTGCCCACTCACTCTGCTGCCCCTGCAGGGTGACGATGAACTGCTGGCCCAGGGCTGCTGGTTGCCGTGTTGGTCCGTCACTATGGTGATGACCCTCTGCCCACCGACGCCCACCACCCGGCAGCCGTGGCGTCCCCTGATTTGCCTTAAGACAACAGTTAACTTGTATTGTGAGATAACAGCCGTGAAGGACTCCAACAttatgctgctgtaaaaaatgaaACCGGGCCCGAACAAtacacaaagaaggaaaaattgATGTTCCGACACTAAATGCTGTTGTTTCTGAGAAGCTGAtgcttgttgttttattctgacaggtgtaagagaaagatgaaatgaaatgaaacacgTTGGTTCACTGGATGTGCCTCCCTCCTCGTCCCCTTCCCTGAATTCAACACATTGGCACATTCACCATGGTAGTGTCTTTATTTCAGGTATTTTTTATGTATCTTTTATTCCTGTTGTCACGACTTTGTTTCTGTCCTTGGTTGTGGTGTCCATCcaagtgtttcttgtttgttgtcAGATATGATTATACTGTACGTCCCTTGAGACAACACAGTACGTCTCCtgaggtttctttttttctcacctgcACAAATTAGAATGTAACACCCCTACCATCTGGTGTTTATTCATAGTTTCCTGTCACTTAATTTCTGTGCTTTATCACTGCACCTAAACACAACTGACACATGCATATGTGCTGCCTACCTGCAGCAGTCTTGGTTCTGGTGATGAGTTTTGAGGGGGTGTACCAGTCCACCAGCAGGGATGATGTAGTGGGACTCTGGGTTCAGGTTTACCTGGTTCTGCATGCCGTCCTGtgcacaggaggaggagctgcgaTTATACTGAATTCTGTAGAAGTAAATTATTTATAAACTGATCCGTAGTATCAGAGAGTGGGCAGatttcaaatgaataaatatgccATGCACGAGAAATTCTGTAATAGTAAAATCTTCTACTGCAAAAATCTGTGCAAActcaaaacagtaaattttaTGTTTGTGATTAAACCTGCaattacagatttttttggccacttgagggcagcagagacgagctgtaaacacaacactaacACAAAACACTCCCTTCCAAGTTGATATGATGAACACTCCAGCAGTTACGAAGCCACATTAGCATTCACTGGGAGTCCCAGTCCAACATTCTCTTtccttttagttctgttttgctCTCCACCACCACTACCTGGgaaaaacatctggctcttaAGCAGCTAGATGCTGAACAATATTCACCAGCTACTCagactttgtctgtctgttgtttggagCTGGTTGCATAGTGCACAGTGAGTTTTTAGAACTCCTTattgaaaacaacactgtggGAGCcacaagagcaaaacaaaacgGTAAAGCTGAGGGCCTAAAACCAAAATACTGAGCTGAAAGACGCTTAAACGCTCTGTGAAGCTGAGGGGAGCTGTGGAGATATTTTAGATTTGATCAGAAGGAGAAAACTGtcattttactgttattttatgGACAGGATGTCAACATTTCTGCAgctccatgtttgtgtttcaacCTAAAAAAAAGTCCATCTATAATAAAAGGCACCTAATTTCAATTTTGGCTGAGAATTTTATCAGCTCATGTGCTTCACTTCACCAGATCACAGCTGTAAGTTCATTTCAGGCAGTGAACATACCATGGTGTCCCTACGGTGATTCATTCTTCTCGAACACTGACCTCGGGAGAACATTCATGGCcaatgtgggtgtttgtgtttcataaaCATGTGTCAGTGCTCCTCTGTTTGCAGTCATCCTGCATGGGTCAACCAGCTGCTATTGCTTGAGGCCCTACTATCTGTATCCTGTTTGACTGAAGAGTCCTGTCCAAGGAGAGAAGTTATCTAATGCTACCTAGAACCTCCAACGTAGCACCTGAAGgcccacacacacctctgttaTGTAAGGCCTTGGTAGGAGAGCACGTGAGCCTTTTATAATCTCATTTTTTGCTCAGTACTGTGTCCAACATAATCCTTAACCACAGTTCTGTTATTCTGATTATTAGTGTGGTTTGTTTACGTTTTCAAAGAAAAGGTCTAATCCCATCTCGCGTGAAATGGTGTCTAAATGCGGGTGCTATGGTGAGAACTGTTTGCAACATGgctgtctgacagagagaggctgCATGGCCACTGAAACCATAGCAACGCCGGTGAGAGTCCGACTGGAGCTTTGCTAGTCGCACTTAGAAAACATCAAACGTATTTTGGAAATCACAGGGGAGGGCGTGCAAACACATCTGCGTCTGCAATCTCACACTTTTGTCTTCTTAttctctttttacttttttccccttccaTCCCACCTTTTTGTTAATCTCCTCAGCACCCCCATTCCTGTTCTGCTTCCCCCTCCTGTCTGTTTCACTTGCCCCCgatctctgtccatctctgccAGTCTCTCTgttccttcccctctctccccttctctcacAAGCCCCGCATTTATCCATCTATGTCTCCTTGTCTTCCCCACCTTCatctatctgtccatctctctccttGCCATCCTCGTTTTTACCCTCCTTGGTTGAAATGTGCTCGGTCATTTTCGAATGTCTTCTGCTCTGTTATCTTGTTTAATAACCTTGCACCGAAGTGTTATGCCTTGAAGATGgcaacagaaacagagctgaCCTGACTCgacttgtctctgtttttctgtcctcctctctgcatgCCTCACCCTTCCTCTCCCTTACAGCTGTCTGCCCTtatgtcttttcctcttccccttATTAagctttctcctcttcctttctctccctgccttcATCGTTTTCTGCTCCCCAtcatgtctctttctctttcgctTCTCTAATCCCCatctattttttctctctcccctttgtctctctttcttttctgcctgTCTGACTCCTCACATCTGTcccttcctgttttcctctcctcaactctgtctgaatgtctgcctgtctttctttcccgaaatgtctctgcctctctccattCCCACCCTCCATCCGTCCACCTGTAGCAGTACCATCAGCTCAGTGTTGCTGGTATCCATGACGATGTCGAAGGGCGTCTTGTTGAACTTGTTGAGGCAGTGGACGTCTGAGCTGTGCCTCAGCAGGAGCTCGGCCACCTCCCTGTGGCCGTGCTGAGGCGCCCAGTGCAGCGCCGTCATCTTCAGCGTGTCTTTGATGTTGATGTCGGCACTGTTCTGTACAGAGGCACGGCGCCGCCCGGtggcaaagaaaggaaaaacgcaagagaaagagaaggaagtgaTGAAAAGAGATGTTAGTGACTTGGCATGTATGAGAAATGAATGTATAGCcagaagtatgtggacacacGTCTGGGGCTGTTCTTCATTGTTTGGGCAAGGTGCTTTACTTCAAATTAAAGGACATTCTTAACACTTCAGCATCTACAGATATTTTAGACAACAATGATCTTTGtagcagcagcttgtgtttggATCTTTCCAATTCGAAATGGCTGTGGCCTGACCTTAACCCCATCCTGATAAACACCAACGCCAACTGTGAGCCAGGACCTACCACCTAATATCACTAATGCTGCTTTGGCTTAATCAGAGCAAATCCCAGCACCCATGTTCTAAATTGTTCAACATTCACAGATGAGTATAATGTTTGATTGTTAGACACTTTTGGCCATGTGGTCATTACCAGGTTCTGGTTACTTACTACACACTACAGTAAATGTAGTATATCACAGCTTAGCAACTGCAAAATCACGTAAAATGATCACAGTGATTTTCTATGCAGTGATGTGATCTGTATTTCATCAGTAAACTTTTTTACCATATCATATTTAATTACAACTCAGAATCATTAATTGTGACAACTTGTAAAACAGTAATCATCATACTGTCAGGATACTGTACCATAACTGCACTAAAACAGACATAAATACATCAGATGTCTCTCCTCACCTTCACTAGCGCGCCCACTATGATGGAGTGAACCTCTGAGGTGGCCGCGTGGAGAGGGGTCTCGTCCACCTTGGCTCGGGCGTCCCTGCTGACACCGGCACATGGCAGCGCCTCTGTGATGGAGCAGTGACTGTCCTGAGCAGAGAGATGCAACGGTCATGAGCCCAGCTGGATGAAAAGAAGAGTGAGAGGTAAGAAAAGGAGAAGCTGGGGGTGATTAGAGCTGTACGGGGATTTCTGTCGCTTTATCCAAGGAAATTCCACTTAAGAGACTTTTTCATACAGGGCCAACAACGCTATGGCTGGTATTTGCACAGTTATTCGCAATCGTACCTTGAAGCTGCTGAGTTAATCACAGCAAAGGTTCCACAGTTAAACTGATAGTGGTTGATGAAGAGGGCGAAATTATTACCATTATGTTCTATTTCATTCATGACACATTGAGTTCCCTGACTTCTGCAATAACTTCTCTGACATTTTAGGTTGCTGCTGAATTGGTTGTGGATACCAAAGAGCTTTAAAAGAGCAGGACTGCACTTCAATAAAGCTGAGAGACTCTTTAAAGACAGACTAAGAACAGAAAGGTCACATCTGAGGCAGAACAGACAGAGGTGCAgcatcctgacttttagtccgTTGTACTGGTCAGCCTCTGTTGATAGCATCTTTTGACAGACCCCTCTGCCTAGTAAACACCTACTGTATCTGACTCAGTAGTTGTACTCGGCTTTGTCAGATACATTTAGTCAAACTAGGCCCCAAACCTCTCCAGGGCTTTCTGCAGGAATTCCTGTCACTGCATGAAATAACACCTCTACATCTCTGGGTGTCCTCTGATGAGGTGCTCACACCGTGTCAgatttactgtaaacacaaactgatGAAGAAAAACTTCTCACTTCAGGTTTTCAGTGACTACAAACAGGACATGATGTGGGAGTTTACAGGCTCGAACGTCTCCCCCTCTGCCTCATACACTGCGCCACGCAAGACAGGTAATCCATAATGTTGACACCCTGTGgtaaaagaaatgtaaattatCATCTGTTATACCCACACAGTAACAAAATCAGCCATCATTCATGGCTGATCTTGAATTCATAAGTATGAGTAATCTGGGTTGCAGTcgttttaaaaaattaaaaagctgaAAGCTCCTGTTTCTTCACTTAATTTAAAATGCAGACATCGTGAGAATGTGGCATAAATCCATTAAATCCTGTGTCCCATTACACTGCAACTACTCTTCTATGTCCATTTTTTACAGACACACGTCCACTTTGAACATGATTCATTCTGACACACTTCAGTGTCTTATCTGTAGTTGCACTGGCAAAGCAGGTGGCATTAGGGAGAATCAAGGGGAAGAGAAAATTCAATAAAACTGCATTAGTGGTGAACAGTGTGCCTGTAAGCAgtaaattataaatgaatgttatatatagatatgataataagagtcagaggaagtgcctgtgtttttttaaatctgggcttTATGTTTAAAAGAAATATGAATCATTTAAAATAGCTGTCGGTCATTATTTTATATAAACACTTAATTTGTTACATCAGGCCATCAGGCCAAAtcaatttattaaaaatacagattaCACGCACATAAAATATAGACACTGAATGCTCTGTGCTCATTACAGTGCAACTGAGGTTTATCAGTGcaaatgatgtgatgcaactTCTGGTGTCTAGACTGAGCGCCTGTGTAAAATATGGAtaatgctgcagctgaaacaataagttgattaatcaattagtcagtGAACAGAACAATGATGGACAAGTATTTGTCCATCATTGTTGAACTGagtgttgttttttccttcattaTCTGCTCAGGCACGAGGcctcagcatcatcatcacacGGCACCGCACTATGACAGTCCAACATGAATATAAGAGCCGACAATCTCTGTTTCTTGGTAACAGATGAGCGTTCACACTCATCTCATTACGGATTAGCCTGAAGATTACTCTGTAATTAACCCACAGCAGCCTCACCCAGTCGGTGGTGAACGGACTCCCATTGGCCATCAGGTCTCTGACATCCTTATCCTGTCCAGTTTGCGCCGCCTCCTGCAGCCGCTGCCCAAAATACAGCAGTGACATCTGCTGACAGGGAGGAGAATTGAGGAGACAGAATGGCCAAGCGGGGTGAGATATTCGAATTGAACACGACCTGACGTAACTGTGTGCATGAACACTATTGTTGTACATCAGAAAATCCGTACAGCACAATGCTTCAAAACCAATATCACGAATATCTTATCTTCCTTTACTTTATTGAAAAGACTTTAACTGT
Proteins encoded:
- the LOC121185518 gene encoding GA-binding protein subunit beta-2-like, with the translated sequence MTALHWAPQHGHREVAELLLRHSSDVHCLNKFNKTPFDIVMDTSNTELMDGMQNQVNLNPESHYIIPAGGLVHPLKTHHQNQDCCRQIRGRHGCRVVGVGGQRVITIVTDQHGNQQPWASSSSSPCRGSRVSGQHAGAQCCGIMITLT